In Rathayibacter sp. VKM Ac-2762, one DNA window encodes the following:
- a CDS encoding 1,4-dihydroxy-2-naphthoyl-CoA synthase, with protein MSTQVSELFDAHRWAAVDGFDALEDITYHHDRSGRIARVAFDRPEVRNAFRPRTVDELFRALEDARTNPRIGVVILTGNGPSPRDGGWAFCSGGDQRIRGRDGYRYSDGETAEGIDSARNGRLHILEVQRLIRFMPKVVIAAVPGWAAGGGHSLHVVCDLTLASAEHGRFKQTDADVGSFDAGYGSAYFARQIGQKAAREVFFLAREYSAQRAYEMGAVNAVVPHAELETTAVEWAETILTKSPTAIRMLKYAFNAVDDGLVGQQLFAGETTRLAYGTDEAVEGRDSFLEKREPDWSPFPWQF; from the coding sequence ATGAGCACGCAGGTCTCCGAACTGTTCGACGCGCACCGCTGGGCGGCCGTCGACGGCTTCGACGCACTCGAGGACATCACCTACCACCACGACCGCTCCGGCCGCATCGCGCGGGTCGCGTTCGACCGGCCCGAGGTCCGCAACGCGTTCCGGCCGCGCACGGTCGACGAGCTGTTCCGCGCCCTCGAGGACGCCCGGACGAACCCGCGCATCGGCGTCGTCATCCTCACCGGCAACGGCCCGAGCCCGCGCGACGGAGGCTGGGCGTTCTGCTCGGGGGGAGACCAGCGGATCCGCGGCCGCGACGGCTACCGGTACTCCGACGGCGAGACCGCCGAGGGCATCGACTCCGCGCGGAACGGCCGCCTGCACATCCTCGAGGTGCAGCGCCTCATCCGCTTCATGCCGAAGGTCGTCATCGCGGCCGTCCCCGGCTGGGCCGCGGGAGGCGGGCACTCGCTGCACGTGGTCTGCGACCTCACCCTCGCCTCCGCCGAGCACGGGCGCTTCAAGCAGACGGACGCCGACGTCGGCTCCTTCGACGCGGGCTACGGCTCGGCGTACTTCGCCCGCCAGATCGGGCAGAAGGCCGCGCGCGAGGTGTTCTTCCTCGCGCGGGAGTACTCCGCGCAGCGCGCCTACGAGATGGGTGCCGTGAACGCGGTCGTCCCGCACGCCGAGCTCGAGACGACCGCGGTGGAGTGGGCCGAGACGATCCTCACCAAGTCGCCCACGGCCATCCGGATGCTGAAGTACGCGTTCAACGCCGTGGACGACGGCCTCGTGGGCCAGCAGCTCTTCGCGGGCGAGACCACGCGCCTCGCCTACGGCACCGACGAGGCCGTCGAGGGACGAGACTCCTTCCTCGAGAAGCGCGAGCCCGACTGGTCGCCGTTCCCGTGGCAGTTCTGA
- a CDS encoding SDR family oxidoreductase, with translation MDLGITGRTALVTGGDSGIGLATAQLLLAEGATVVITDKDQAELDRAAAGLDAPEGRLHAFAADVTSTEQLAELHRRVAGAVGAIDILVQCAGVTGAQGLFHEIDDEGWTSTLEVDLLGPVRLVREFLPDLRTGGWGRLVLTASEDAVQPYDDELPYCAAKAGVLAFAKGLSRSYAQEGLLVNTVSPAFIRTPMTDAMMSKRAEQRGTSVDEAISSFLDEERPYMELKRRGEAEEVAAVIAFLCSDRASFVNGSNYRVDSGSVATI, from the coding sequence ATGGATCTCGGGATCACCGGCCGCACCGCCCTCGTCACCGGAGGCGACTCCGGCATCGGCCTGGCCACGGCGCAGCTCCTCCTCGCCGAGGGCGCGACCGTCGTGATCACCGACAAGGACCAGGCGGAGCTGGACCGGGCCGCGGCCGGGCTCGACGCTCCGGAGGGCCGCCTGCACGCCTTCGCCGCCGACGTCACCAGCACGGAGCAGCTCGCCGAGCTGCACCGCCGCGTGGCCGGAGCGGTCGGCGCGATCGACATCCTCGTGCAGTGCGCCGGAGTCACGGGGGCGCAGGGCCTGTTCCACGAGATCGACGACGAGGGCTGGACCAGCACGCTCGAGGTCGACCTGCTCGGGCCTGTGCGGCTCGTGCGCGAGTTTCTCCCCGACCTCCGCACCGGAGGCTGGGGCCGGCTCGTGCTCACCGCCTCCGAGGACGCCGTGCAGCCCTACGACGACGAACTGCCCTACTGCGCCGCGAAGGCGGGCGTCCTCGCCTTCGCCAAGGGCCTCTCGCGCTCCTACGCGCAGGAGGGCCTGCTCGTGAACACGGTCTCGCCCGCGTTCATCCGCACTCCGATGACCGACGCGATGATGTCCAAGCGCGCCGAGCAGAGGGGCACCTCGGTCGACGAGGCGATCTCGTCCTTCCTCGACGAGGAGCGCCCGTACATGGAGCTGAAGCGCCGGGGCGAGGCCGAGGAGGTCGCCGCCGTGATCGCCTTCCTCTGCTCCGACCGCGCCTCGTTCGTCAACGGCTCGAACTACCGCGTCGACTCCGGATCCGTCGCCACGATCTGA
- a CDS encoding glycoside hydrolase family 15 protein, producing MAASRSTRPLRDYAAIGDGRTVALIAKDGSVDWMPVPDLGSTPAFAALIDAESGGCVELAPEEPAEVSRAYIRDTNVLETTFTTESGTVRVTDALVTGIAGRLPWAELARRVDGVDGEVRMRWAVRPGTGLGRFSPWIQNADGRSLIRAGDITIGVTGQEHGPDGDDAPSGAGDELTGSFVVTAGKDAVRHVLVVSATHDEPLHFPVAKNVDRGIDRTIRSWQDWSEEFSYDGPWSEAVQRSALALKLLIYSPTGAIAAAATTSLPESPNGGKNWDYRFAWVRDAAYTMHALVRFGLREETHAALSWLLRTIKEHGPDLHIFYGLDGSMPTVLEEFDVPGYAGIGPVVAGNAAQSQLQLGVFGDLFDICRIYVDEGNVLDIQTGRLLARVADTTCDLWRNRDAGMWELEEEQHYTSSKMGCWQALDAAVHLAELGQVAGSPDRWRFERDRIREWIEEHCWSEELGSYVMYPGSEELDASVLLHAPSGYERGERMISTIDALVKELGRGALLFRYSGMEGEEHPFVACSFWLASALACVGRHDESVALMDELVATVPNDVGIMSEMIAVDDLAFWGNLPQGLSHLALINAAITIEELAPEKVGRA from the coding sequence ATGGCTGCATCCCGCTCGACCAGGCCCCTGCGCGACTACGCCGCGATCGGAGACGGTCGCACGGTCGCCCTGATCGCGAAGGACGGCAGCGTCGACTGGATGCCCGTCCCGGACCTCGGCTCCACCCCCGCCTTCGCCGCCCTGATCGACGCCGAGTCCGGCGGCTGCGTCGAGCTCGCCCCCGAGGAGCCCGCCGAGGTCTCGCGCGCCTACATCCGCGACACGAACGTCCTCGAGACCACCTTCACCACCGAGTCGGGCACCGTCCGTGTGACGGACGCGCTCGTCACCGGGATCGCGGGCCGCCTCCCGTGGGCCGAGCTCGCGCGCCGCGTGGACGGTGTCGACGGCGAGGTGCGGATGCGGTGGGCCGTGCGTCCCGGAACGGGACTCGGCCGGTTCTCCCCGTGGATCCAGAACGCCGACGGCCGCTCGCTCATCCGCGCCGGAGACATCACCATCGGCGTCACCGGGCAGGAGCACGGGCCCGACGGCGACGACGCGCCCTCCGGCGCCGGCGACGAGCTGACGGGCTCCTTCGTCGTGACCGCGGGGAAGGACGCCGTGCGGCACGTCCTGGTCGTGTCGGCCACGCACGACGAGCCGCTGCACTTCCCGGTCGCGAAGAACGTCGACCGCGGCATCGACCGCACCATCCGCAGCTGGCAGGACTGGTCGGAGGAGTTCTCCTACGACGGCCCGTGGTCCGAGGCCGTCCAGCGCAGCGCCCTCGCGCTCAAGCTGCTGATCTACTCGCCCACGGGAGCCATCGCCGCGGCCGCGACCACGTCGCTCCCGGAGTCGCCCAACGGCGGCAAGAACTGGGACTACCGCTTCGCCTGGGTGCGCGACGCCGCGTACACGATGCACGCGCTGGTGCGATTCGGCCTGCGCGAGGAGACGCACGCCGCGCTGTCCTGGCTCCTCCGCACGATCAAGGAGCACGGGCCGGACCTGCACATCTTCTACGGACTCGACGGCTCCATGCCGACCGTCCTGGAGGAGTTCGACGTCCCGGGCTACGCCGGCATCGGCCCGGTCGTCGCCGGCAACGCAGCGCAGAGCCAGCTGCAGCTGGGCGTCTTCGGCGACCTCTTCGACATCTGCCGCATCTACGTCGACGAGGGCAACGTCCTCGACATCCAGACCGGTCGGCTCCTCGCCCGCGTCGCCGACACCACCTGCGACCTGTGGCGGAACCGCGATGCGGGCATGTGGGAGCTGGAGGAGGAGCAGCACTACACCTCCTCGAAGATGGGCTGCTGGCAGGCGCTCGACGCGGCCGTGCACCTGGCGGAGCTCGGCCAGGTCGCGGGCAGCCCCGACCGATGGCGCTTCGAGCGCGACCGCATCCGGGAGTGGATCGAGGAGCACTGCTGGTCCGAGGAGCTCGGCTCCTACGTGATGTACCCGGGCAGCGAGGAGCTGGACGCCTCGGTGCTCCTGCACGCGCCCAGCGGCTACGAGCGCGGCGAGCGGATGATCTCCACCATCGACGCCCTGGTGAAGGAGCTCGGCCGCGGTGCGCTGCTGTTCCGCTACTCCGGCATGGAGGGCGAGGAGCACCCGTTCGTGGCCTGCTCGTTCTGGCTCGCGTCCGCCCTGGCCTGCGTCGGTCGGCACGACGAGTCGGTCGCCCTGATGGACGAGCTCGTCGCCACGGTCCCGAACGACGTCGGGATCATGTCCGAGATGATCGCGGTCGACGACCTGGCCTTCTGGGGCAACCTGCCGCAGGGGCTCAGCCACCTCGCGCTGATCAACGCGGCCATCACCATCGAGGAGCTGGCGCCGGAGAAGGTCGGCCGCGCGTAA
- a CDS encoding PLD nuclease N-terminal domain-containing protein yields MIRLVIGLLVALAVFTVYTVIDVAMSNRHAVRAIPKWSWLLVVLILPVIGAGLWFWIGRPRKQRAAGRRYTAPDDDPDFLGTLRTERDPEEERLQAERIAQLERDLADMDEQGEADGPGRRDA; encoded by the coding sequence ATGATCCGCCTCGTCATCGGCCTGCTCGTGGCCCTCGCCGTCTTCACGGTCTACACCGTGATCGACGTCGCGATGAGCAACCGTCACGCCGTGCGGGCGATCCCGAAGTGGTCCTGGCTCCTGGTGGTGCTGATCCTCCCGGTCATCGGTGCGGGACTGTGGTTCTGGATCGGCCGCCCCCGCAAGCAGCGCGCCGCCGGCCGCCGCTACACCGCTCCGGACGACGACCCCGACTTCCTCGGCACCCTCCGCACCGAGCGCGACCCCGAGGAGGAGCGCCTGCAGGCCGAGCGCATCGCCCAGCTCGAGCGTGACCTCGCCGACATGGACGAGCAGGGCGAGGCCGACGGCCCCGGCCGCCGGGATGCCTGA
- a CDS encoding nucleoside hydrolase: MSASTVPVFLDCDTGIDDSLALAYLLRSPRARLVGISTVSGNTDARRAAVNSLGLLALAGRGDVPVAVGAHHFLEEDYAGGSPHVHGDDGIGGVALPEGGEPVDEDPADLLLRLAREHEGELRLVAIGPLTNLALALRAHPEIASLVHSVTVMGGAALVPGNVTAVAEANIWHDPAAAAEVVAADWDLTLVPLDVTMRHLLAEEDRAVLLASPDPLAQAIGQALDFYFDFYVGHFGERTAAMHDPMAAAIAVDAVALTSAPRVHVTVDATHGPGRGQTVADLRGIYRGVHPSDARTRVVLALDAPFAPHLIDVVTAV, from the coding sequence GTGAGCGCATCGACCGTCCCCGTCTTCCTCGACTGCGACACCGGCATCGACGACTCGCTCGCCCTGGCGTACCTCCTCCGCTCGCCCCGGGCCCGCCTCGTCGGGATCAGCACGGTCAGCGGCAACACCGACGCCCGCCGGGCCGCCGTCAACAGCCTCGGCCTGCTCGCGCTGGCCGGCCGCGGCGACGTGCCGGTCGCCGTGGGGGCGCACCACTTCCTCGAGGAGGACTACGCCGGCGGATCTCCGCACGTGCACGGCGACGACGGCATCGGCGGGGTCGCGCTGCCCGAGGGCGGCGAGCCGGTCGACGAGGATCCGGCCGACCTCCTCCTCCGTCTCGCCCGCGAGCACGAGGGCGAGCTGCGGCTGGTCGCGATCGGCCCGCTGACGAATCTCGCGCTCGCCCTCCGTGCGCACCCGGAGATCGCGTCCCTCGTCCACTCGGTGACCGTGATGGGCGGAGCCGCGCTGGTCCCCGGCAACGTGACCGCCGTGGCGGAGGCCAACATCTGGCACGACCCTGCGGCCGCCGCCGAGGTCGTCGCGGCCGACTGGGATCTGACGCTCGTGCCCCTGGACGTGACCATGCGGCACCTGCTGGCGGAGGAGGACCGCGCCGTCCTGCTCGCGTCGCCCGATCCCCTCGCGCAGGCCATCGGGCAGGCGCTCGACTTCTACTTCGACTTCTATGTCGGCCACTTCGGCGAGCGCACCGCTGCCATGCACGACCCGATGGCCGCCGCGATCGCCGTCGACGCCGTCGCCCTCACCTCCGCCCCGCGCGTCCACGTCACTGTCGACGCCACCCACGGCCCCGGCCGCGGCCAGACCGTCGCCGACCTCCGCGGCATCTACCGCGGCGTCCATCCCTCCGACGCCCGCACCCGCGTCGTCCTCGCCCTCGACGCCCCTTTCGCCCCCCACCTCATCGACGTCGTCACCGCCGTCTGA
- a CDS encoding o-succinylbenzoate synthase has translation MDDVVPASPLPSLGEIDAGLRVVALPLRTRFRGVDHREIALVRGPEGWTEFSPFLEYGAEESAAWLRAAIDYGWSEQPAPLRDRIPVNATIPAVAPHEVAAVLASYHGCRTAKVKVAERGQTLADDVARVVEVRRLLGPEGRIRVDANGGWNLDEAEHAVHALAESDLEYVEQPCASVDELAELRYRVKYMGIPIAADESVRKAADPLAVARAGAADLLVVKAQPLGGTRRALALVAEAGLPAVVSSAIDSSVGLAMGAALAAALPELPFDCGLGTASLLAADVTERPLRPVDGGIPVGRVEVSEELLSRHAVSPERLAWWRARLRDSYALL, from the coding sequence ATGGACGACGTCGTGCCCGCCTCCCCGCTCCCCTCCCTCGGCGAGATCGACGCGGGACTCCGCGTCGTCGCTCTGCCGCTGCGCACCCGCTTCCGCGGTGTGGACCACCGCGAGATCGCGCTCGTGCGCGGCCCCGAGGGCTGGACCGAGTTCTCGCCCTTCCTCGAGTACGGCGCAGAGGAGTCGGCGGCGTGGCTCCGGGCGGCGATCGACTACGGCTGGAGCGAGCAGCCGGCACCGCTGCGCGACCGCATCCCGGTGAACGCGACCATCCCGGCCGTCGCACCGCACGAGGTCGCCGCCGTGCTCGCGAGCTACCACGGCTGCCGCACGGCGAAGGTGAAGGTCGCCGAGCGCGGCCAGACGCTGGCCGACGACGTGGCCCGGGTCGTCGAGGTCCGCCGCCTGCTCGGTCCGGAGGGCCGGATCCGCGTGGACGCGAACGGCGGCTGGAACCTCGACGAGGCCGAGCACGCCGTCCACGCCCTCGCGGAGTCCGACCTCGAGTACGTCGAGCAGCCGTGCGCGAGCGTCGACGAGCTGGCGGAGCTGCGCTACCGGGTGAAGTACATGGGCATCCCGATCGCCGCCGACGAGAGCGTCCGCAAGGCCGCCGATCCACTCGCCGTCGCCCGGGCCGGAGCCGCTGACCTGCTGGTCGTGAAGGCCCAGCCGCTCGGGGGGACGCGCCGGGCGCTGGCCCTCGTCGCCGAGGCGGGGCTGCCGGCGGTGGTCTCGAGCGCGATCGACAGCTCGGTCGGACTCGCCATGGGCGCCGCCCTGGCCGCGGCGCTCCCCGAGCTGCCCTTCGACTGCGGACTCGGCACCGCGTCCCTCCTCGCCGCGGACGTCACGGAGCGGCCGCTGCGGCCGGTGGACGGCGGGATCCCCGTCGGCCGCGTGGAGGTCTCGGAGGAGCTCCTCTCCCGTCACGCCGTGTCACCGGAGCGGCTCGCCTGGTGGCGGGCGCGGCTCCGCGACTCCTACGCGCTGCTCTGA
- a CDS encoding DUF4229 domain-containing protein, which produces MKLSRAVVVYSLLRLAMFAGVFVLVYLPARTFVDSELTAAVTAGFVAAIASLSLSYILLRKPRERIAEAIYERRKDVPRAPTDDDVEDAAVDATRDDR; this is translated from the coding sequence GTGAAACTGAGCCGCGCGGTCGTCGTCTACTCGCTCCTGCGCCTGGCGATGTTCGCCGGCGTCTTCGTGCTGGTGTACCTGCCGGCGCGCACCTTCGTCGACTCGGAGCTGACGGCCGCGGTCACCGCGGGCTTCGTCGCCGCGATCGCGAGCCTGTCCCTCTCCTACATCCTGCTGAGGAAGCCCCGCGAGCGCATCGCGGAGGCGATCTACGAGCGCCGCAAGGACGTCCCGCGCGCCCCGACCGACGACGACGTCGAGGACGCCGCGGTCGACGCGACCCGCGACGACCGCTGA
- the menD gene encoding 2-succinyl-5-enolpyruvyl-6-hydroxy-3-cyclohexene-1-carboxylic-acid synthase: MPEHRPVAPSTRFAVDLLTRFVALGVRDVVVAPGSRSQALALVAAELETRGDIRLHVRIDERSAGFLALGLALESRMPALVITTSGTATANLHPAVLEADASDVPMIVLTADRPDELRGIRSNQTAEQRELYGRAVRLFEDVAAPDDASLPEDARALADRAVTAARRGPVHLNLSFRDPLSSALPDIERIEPVSSPAVGSGIPRAVVTAGPGEPLTVVIAGDKAGAAAEEIARAGDWPLLAEVSSGARFGPQLVVAWRGLLGEPDFGGRIRRAIVLGHPTLSREVPELLRREDVEVIVVDAVREQFYNPGRRARRVGGVDVVRPEGAPRPERGERAWAGSWVSASRALTVDPDELDEVPDAGSMSVEDRRGYARNALAAIRAPLTRDFVVAAVWKVTWPHDRLLFGASRLIRVADGTLPGKRISVLANRGLAGIDGTISTALGIAVASQATEQGAGGVTRAVLGDLTLLHEAGGLLLPPGERRPRVQLVVVNDGGGTIFDGLEVASSSHPDAFDRVQFTPQNADLEALARAYGWGHRRAATRGELEQALTSPGDGPGIVEIRLER, encoded by the coding sequence ATGCCTGAGCACCGGCCGGTCGCCCCCTCCACCCGATTCGCGGTCGACCTCCTCACCCGCTTCGTCGCGCTCGGCGTCCGCGACGTCGTCGTCGCTCCGGGCTCCCGCTCGCAGGCGCTCGCCCTGGTGGCGGCCGAGCTCGAGACCCGCGGCGACATCCGGCTGCACGTGCGGATCGACGAGCGCTCCGCGGGGTTCCTGGCGCTGGGCCTCGCCCTCGAATCCCGGATGCCGGCGCTCGTGATCACGACCTCCGGCACGGCGACCGCGAACCTGCACCCGGCAGTGCTCGAGGCGGACGCCTCGGACGTGCCGATGATCGTCCTGACCGCCGACCGGCCCGACGAGCTGCGCGGCATCCGCTCGAACCAGACGGCCGAGCAGCGCGAGCTGTACGGGCGAGCCGTGCGGCTGTTCGAGGACGTCGCTGCTCCTGACGACGCCTCCCTGCCCGAGGACGCGAGGGCGCTCGCCGATCGTGCCGTCACCGCGGCGCGCCGCGGGCCGGTCCACCTGAACCTCTCCTTCCGCGATCCGCTCTCCTCCGCTCTGCCGGACATCGAGCGGATCGAACCGGTCTCGTCGCCCGCCGTCGGATCCGGAATCCCGCGTGCCGTCGTGACCGCCGGCCCTGGTGAGCCGCTCACGGTCGTCATCGCCGGGGACAAGGCGGGCGCCGCGGCCGAGGAGATCGCTCGCGCCGGCGACTGGCCGCTGCTCGCCGAGGTCTCCTCCGGCGCCCGCTTCGGACCGCAGCTCGTCGTCGCCTGGCGGGGCCTGCTCGGCGAGCCCGACTTCGGCGGACGCATCCGCCGGGCGATCGTGCTCGGACACCCGACGCTCTCCCGCGAGGTCCCCGAGCTGCTGCGCCGCGAGGACGTCGAGGTGATCGTCGTGGACGCCGTGCGCGAGCAGTTCTACAACCCCGGCCGGCGCGCCCGCCGCGTCGGAGGCGTCGACGTGGTCCGCCCCGAGGGGGCGCCGCGTCCCGAGCGCGGCGAGCGCGCCTGGGCCGGATCCTGGGTGTCCGCGAGCCGCGCCCTGACGGTCGACCCCGACGAGCTGGACGAGGTCCCCGACGCCGGGTCGATGTCGGTCGAGGACCGCCGCGGCTACGCGCGCAACGCCCTCGCCGCGATCAGGGCACCGCTCACCCGCGACTTCGTCGTCGCCGCGGTCTGGAAGGTCACCTGGCCGCACGACCGGCTGCTGTTCGGAGCGTCGCGGCTGATCCGCGTCGCCGACGGGACCCTGCCGGGCAAGCGGATATCCGTCCTGGCGAACCGCGGCCTCGCCGGCATCGACGGCACGATCTCGACGGCTCTCGGGATCGCGGTGGCGTCGCAGGCGACCGAGCAGGGAGCAGGCGGAGTCACCCGCGCGGTCCTCGGCGATCTCACTCTGCTCCACGAGGCCGGCGGCCTCCTCCTCCCGCCGGGAGAACGGCGCCCGCGCGTGCAGCTCGTCGTCGTGAACGACGGGGGCGGCACGATCTTCGACGGACTCGAGGTCGCGTCGAGCTCGCATCCCGATGCGTTCGACCGCGTGCAGTTCACCCCGCAGAACGCCGATCTGGAGGCTCTCGCGCGCGCCTACGGGTGGGGCCACCGTCGTGCGGCGACGCGCGGCGAGCTGGAGCAGGCGCTGACCTCGCCGGGCGACGGGCCGGGCATCGTGGAGATCCGGCTCGAGCGCTGA
- a CDS encoding 1,4-dihydroxy-2-naphthoate polyprenyltransferase: MKPAGPREWIAGARLRTLPLAVAPVLIGTGATQVVDEGWHWVRALLCLAVSLALQIAVNYANDYSDGVRGTDANRVGPSRLTGSGAAKPRQVLTVALVFFGIAAVAGLVLTALSGQWWFLIVGAAAIAAGWFYTGGRRPYGYLGLGELFVFVFFGLVATVGTTFVQIGRTNQESWLGAVAAGLFACAVLMVNNIRDIPTDRLSGKRTLAVLAGPAVSRAIYTGFVLIPFGIAVILALFYPLAWLTLFVLLMILPAILITLTAKTAKELILALQLTSLGGLAYAVILGAALAF, from the coding sequence GTGAAGCCCGCCGGTCCCCGCGAGTGGATCGCCGGCGCCCGCCTCCGCACCCTCCCGCTGGCCGTCGCCCCCGTGCTCATCGGCACCGGAGCGACCCAGGTCGTCGACGAGGGCTGGCACTGGGTGCGCGCCCTGCTCTGCCTGGCCGTCTCGCTCGCCCTGCAGATCGCCGTCAACTACGCCAACGACTACTCCGACGGCGTGCGCGGCACCGACGCCAACCGCGTCGGACCCTCGCGGCTGACCGGCTCCGGAGCGGCGAAGCCCCGCCAGGTGCTCACCGTCGCCCTGGTCTTCTTCGGGATCGCGGCCGTCGCCGGCCTCGTGCTCACCGCCCTCTCGGGGCAGTGGTGGTTCCTGATCGTCGGCGCGGCGGCGATCGCGGCCGGCTGGTTCTACACCGGCGGACGCCGCCCCTACGGCTACCTCGGGCTCGGCGAGCTCTTCGTCTTCGTGTTCTTCGGCCTGGTCGCCACCGTCGGCACCACGTTCGTGCAGATCGGCCGCACCAACCAGGAGTCGTGGCTCGGCGCCGTGGCGGCGGGCCTGTTCGCCTGCGCCGTGCTCATGGTCAACAACATCCGCGACATCCCGACCGACCGCCTCTCGGGCAAGCGGACCCTCGCGGTGCTCGCAGGACCGGCCGTGTCCCGAGCGATCTACACGGGTTTCGTGCTGATCCCGTTCGGCATCGCGGTGATCCTCGCGCTGTTCTACCCGCTGGCATGGCTGACGCTCTTCGTGCTGCTGATGATCCTGCCGGCCATCCTGATCACCCTGACGGCGAAGACGGCGAAGGAGCTCATCCTGGCGCTGCAGCTGACCAGCCTGGGCGGGCTCGCCTACGCGGTCATCCTCGGGGCGGCGCTGGCGTTCTAG
- a CDS encoding DNA starvation/stationary phase protection protein, which yields MTTTLERHVEAPAGSGAKTSRRQNAEKGFKASKELLDSLQIVLVDLIELHVQGKQAHWNVVGKNFRDLHLQLDEIIEAAREFSDDIAERMRALHGIPDGRSDTVAATTTLPEYPHGEIDTAETVDLVTIRLENTAATMREVHDQVDEEDPTSADLLHAIIQSLEQYAWMVSAENRTTSAAK from the coding sequence ATGACCACCACCCTCGAACGCCACGTCGAAGCCCCCGCGGGCTCCGGTGCCAAGACCAGCCGCCGCCAGAACGCCGAGAAGGGCTTCAAGGCCTCCAAGGAGCTGCTCGACAGCCTCCAGATCGTCCTCGTCGACCTGATCGAGCTCCACGTCCAGGGCAAGCAGGCCCACTGGAACGTCGTCGGCAAGAACTTCCGGGACCTCCACCTGCAGCTCGACGAGATCATCGAGGCCGCGCGCGAGTTCAGCGACGACATCGCCGAGCGCATGCGCGCCCTCCACGGGATCCCGGACGGCCGCAGCGACACCGTCGCCGCGACCACCACCCTCCCCGAGTACCCGCACGGCGAGATCGACACGGCCGAGACCGTCGACCTGGTCACGATCCGCCTCGAGAACACCGCCGCCACCATGCGCGAGGTCCACGACCAGGTGGACGAGGAGGACCCGACCAGCGCGGACCTCCTCCACGCGATCATCCAGAGCCTCGAGCAGTACGCCTGGATGGTGTCGGCCGAGAACCGCACCACCTCCGCCGCCAAGTAG
- a CDS encoding AMP-binding protein, producing the protein MTRPLAGVDATVEAVLLALRAALDGSGPAIRVSAPGAATASEDAVVPQRVAVVVETSGSSGPPKRVALSTAALLTSASATLAELGGPGRWLLCLPTHYVAGLQVLVRSLTAEADPVVLPAGGFDAAAFLALARTMPAGERRYSSLVPVQLARLLDLAERDPAAAEALRSFDALLIGGQATPQPLRDRAAALGVRIRLTYGSSETSGGCVYDGVPLHDVRMRVENGQVLLGGPTLAEGYLDADGAIDHERSAVAFLEIDGERWYRTGDAGSIVDGRLRVTGRLDRVIVSGGEKVSLDAVEAVLREGPVPDAVVVRRADEQWGEVPVVVTAEEAPALTDLRTLIADRLGRAAAPAVVLPVGRIPLLASGKPDRRALEVLAEQG; encoded by the coding sequence GTGACCCGCCCGCTCGCCGGTGTCGACGCGACGGTCGAGGCCGTCCTCCTCGCTCTTCGCGCGGCCCTGGACGGCAGCGGCCCGGCGATCCGCGTCTCCGCCCCCGGCGCTGCGACCGCCTCCGAGGACGCCGTCGTGCCGCAGCGCGTCGCCGTCGTCGTCGAGACCTCGGGCTCGTCGGGGCCGCCCAAGCGGGTCGCGCTCTCGACAGCGGCCCTGCTCACCAGCGCCTCCGCGACCCTCGCCGAGCTGGGCGGGCCGGGACGCTGGCTGCTCTGCCTGCCGACCCACTACGTCGCGGGACTGCAGGTGCTCGTCCGCTCGCTGACCGCGGAGGCCGACCCGGTCGTCCTCCCGGCCGGCGGCTTCGACGCGGCGGCCTTCCTCGCTCTCGCTCGGACGATGCCGGCGGGGGAGCGGCGGTACTCCTCGCTGGTCCCCGTGCAGCTCGCGCGGCTGCTGGACCTCGCCGAGCGCGATCCGGCCGCGGCCGAGGCGCTCCGCTCGTTCGACGCGCTCCTGATCGGCGGCCAGGCGACACCGCAGCCGCTGCGGGACCGCGCCGCCGCCCTCGGCGTGCGCATCCGCCTGACCTACGGATCGAGCGAGACGTCCGGCGGCTGCGTCTACGACGGCGTCCCGCTCCACGACGTGCGGATGCGCGTCGAGAACGGGCAGGTGCTGCTCGGCGGCCCGACCCTCGCGGAGGGCTACCTCGACGCCGACGGCGCGATCGACCACGAGCGCAGCGCCGTCGCCTTCCTCGAGATCGACGGGGAGCGCTGGTACCGCACGGGCGACGCGGGCTCGATCGTCGACGGGCGCCTCCGGGTGACCGGTCGGCTCGACCGCGTGATCGTGTCGGGCGGGGAGAAGGTCTCGCTCGACGCCGTCGAGGCCGTGCTCCGCGAGGGGCCCGTCCCCGACGCGGTCGTCGTGCGGCGGGCGGACGAGCAGTGGGGCGAGGTCCCGGTCGTCGTCACGGCGGAGGAGGCTCCCGCGCTCACCGACCTGCGCACCCTGATCGCCGACCGCCTCGGGCGCGCCGCCGCTCCTGCGGTCGTGCTGCCCGTCGGCCGCATCCCCCTCCTCGCCTCCGGGAAGCCCGACCGCCGCGCCCTCGAGGTGCTCGCCGAGCAGGGCTGA